The DNA window GAGCCCTTCGCGCGGGTCCAGATGGAGCGGCAGTACGGAGACCTCTATCGCGGCGTCATCCCCGCCGAACACATGGTGCCGCCGGGGGTCGAGTACTACGTCGAGGGCCTCACCGCGGACGGAGAGCGCATCTCCATCTTCCAGTCCGCCGAGCGCCCCGCCCGTGTCCTCGTCGCTGGCGAGGTTCCAGCGGGCCGCTCCACGACCCCTCCACCTCCGACATCCCTCTCCGCCGACGAGCGCCCCGTCACCACCAGGCCGTCGCAGATTCCCGAGCGAACCAAGGCCCCGTCACCGTCCTCGAGCGAGAGCGCCGATGACTCGATGGCGGCCCTCACCGCGGACCTCGCGGATGGTGTTCCGCCGCCCAAGGCTCCGGCCCGAGACACCCGCTCCGCCTCGCGTGAGCCTCCTCCTCCCGCGCGAGGAAGCGCGACGTCTTCGCGCGACCCGGTGACCTCAGGTGCCTCGCGAGAGCCCGCGTCATCGTCGCGCGACTCAGCGCGCGAACCGGTGAACCCCGCGGTCTCGCGAGAGTCAGGTGCATCGAGGGGCACGCGTGAGTCCGTGACGTCGCGAGACACGTCTGGCCGTGAGCCGGCCACCTCTCGCGATTCTGGACCCCGAGACGCGCCCACGCGTGAGCCCGCCGCGCGCGAGCCAGCCCCCTCACGCGGTTCCACTTCGCGAGACTCGCGTGATGCTGTCTCCTCACGTGAGTCGTCCCGAGAGTCCGTGCGCCGCGACGAGCCGTCTTCGCGAGAGACCTCCTCGACACGCGAGAGCAGTGGCGCCGAGGCGCCTCGCTCGGAGCTGGAGGAGGACATGGCCCTCTACAGCGCCGAGGACACCCTGGCCCTGGCCACGCGCCACGAAGAGAAGGTGAGGACGGTCCCCGCCATCGCCACCTCGTTTGGTCGGGAGCAGATCAGCGCGTTGGGTGCTCGCACCGTCGCGGACGTGTTGGACGTGGTCCCCGGGCTCACCATCAGCCGGGATGTGCAGGGCTTCCATCGCACGGCGGTCCGCGGTCTTCGCAATGACGCCGAGGTCCTGTTCCTCCTCAACGGCCATCGCCTCAACAACTTCTTCGATGGCAAGGCGCTGATGAACCTCCCCGTGGAGAACCTCGAGCGCATCGAGGTCATCCGCGGTCCTGGCTCCGCGCTCTACGGCGCGGGCGCGTTCCTGGGCGTGGTCAACATCGTCACCGACACCTCGGACGGAATCCGCACCGCGGTCTCCGGGGGAGGCTTCCCGGAGAAGGACGAGCGCCTGGCGGTCACCTTCAACGGGCACGCCTCGGCGGGACACTCCATCGGAGACCTGCGCCTCTTCGCGGACGCGGACGTGTGGAGCCAATCCGGAGACTCGAACGTCGTCGAGAACGATGGCCTCGACGATGAATCGATTTCGCAGGGACTCCGCACGGTCGAGCAGCCCGCGGGCAAGACTCGCGATGACCGCTTCCTCCTCAACGTGGGCGGCGGCGCGACGTACGCCCTGGGCAATACGGGGCGCATGGGGGCCTCGGTGCGCTACCTCACCGAAGACCGCACCGCGCTCATGGGCCTCTTCGACTCCGTGGGGGAGGACTCCAAGCTCAAGTGGAACGTCCTCATGGCGGACCTCCATTGGCAGAGGGAGTTCGGCTCCTCGGTCCTCCTTCGCGCGCGCGCCGGGTTCGACCAGCAGTCCACCGACCGGCTCTTTCAAATCACCCCCAAGAACTTCCGCACGGGCCCGGACACCTCTCAGCTCTTCAACGAGGGCATGAGGGAGCAGACCCGCATCTCCGTGCGCACCCTCATGGGAGGCGTGGACGCGGACATCTCGCTGGCTCCCGACAACAGGTTGTCCCTGGGGGCCGTGGTGGAGCAGCAGTCGCTGGGCGACTACGACTACGAAACGAACTACACGCTCGACGCACGCGTCCGTCCCGGAGGCTTCACCGCGCCGGAGGGCCTCGCGAACCCGCTGGAGCTCGCCGATGGCGCCGCGTCCCGCCGGCTCACCGTGGGGTTCTTCGCGCATGACCAGTGGACCGTCGTCAGTCCGCTGACGCTCACCTTCGGCGTGCGCGTGGATGCCACGCAACTGCCCACGGTGGATGGCACGGGCAGCATCACTGGCACCAGCTTCGTGCCTCGCATCAATCCTCGCGTGGGCCTGGTGTTCGCCGCCACGGACGCGTTGGTGCTCAAGGCCCTCTATGGTCGGGCCTTCCGCGCGCCCACGCTCCAGGAGCTCGTCGAGCGCATCCCCGACACCGACTACAACCAGGGCCGCTTCGAGGGAAACCCGCGCCTGCAGCCCGCGACGGTGGACACCTTCGAGCTGGGCGCCGACCTCATCCAGTCCGCCGGTGATGCCCGCGTGCGGCTGCGCGCCAACGCGTACCTGGAGATCTTCGCCTCGCCCATCGTCCCGGTGGATACCTCCGGCAACATCGTTCCCCTGCGCAACCGCGAGCTGGGCGTGCGTGTGTACGGCATCGAGGGCGAGGCCCGCCTCGAGGCCTCCAAGCGCGCCAACGCCTGGTTCAACGCGAGCATCTCCCGCGCGCAGGACATGGAGCTCCCGCCGCACTCGCGCCTGCTCACGGACACGCCGCAGGCGCGCTTCAACGCGGGTGTCTCCATGCCCATTGGCGCTTGGGTGAACTTCGACCTGGTCGTGCGCGCGGGCGCCGAGCGCCGCAACAACAACCGCTCCGTGCTGGAGCTCATCCGCCGCTACAAGATTCCCGCCTACAGCCTCATCACCGCGCAGATTCGCTCCGAGCCCATCCTCGACATCTGGGAGGTGACGCTCGTGGCGCACAACGTCTTCGACACCGACCTTCGCGACGACGTGCCCCGTCCGGACCGCGTCCCGGGCAACCTCCCTCGCGAGGGCATGTCCGGCTACCTCACCGTGAGGGCCCACTTCTGATGCCCACTCCCAAGTCCCTCCTCGCCGCCCTCGCGTGCGTGCTGTCCGCGCCGCTGTCCGGGTGCATCTCCTACAACGACTCGTGTCAGCCGCTCGTCCCGGACCCGGATGCCGTCGTCGGCTACCTGGGCCAGGACGTGCAACTCGACAAGGCCTTCACCCGGCACGACAACAACGCGCTGGCGCAGTTGGTCGCGGACTCCTTCCGGCACGCCGAGGACGGCACCGCGCGGCCCGCCGTGCTCGGCATCGTCAACGGCGGCTCGCTGCGCGCCGAAGGGCTCTGCTACACGCGCCTGACGCTGAAGAAGGGGCCGCTCACCGACGGCGTGCTGCACGAGGTCATCCTCTTCGAGAACCTCGTGGTGACGCTGGACCTCACCGAGCGCGAGCTGGTGAAGATGATGGAGGCCAGCGTCGGCAGCCTCTACAGGGAAGGGCAGCTCATCGCCTCCCCGTCGGGCGCGTTTCTCCAGGTGTCGGAGGGGACATCGATGCACGTGGACTGCGCGCGGCCGGAAGGCGAGCGCGTGCGGGCCCTGAAAGTCGGGGATGTGAGCGTCCCGCTGCCTCCGCGCGAGGATGCGAGCATCCGCTACCGCGTGGCCATGCCCAGCTTCCTGCTCGAGGGCGGCGACGGCTACGGCGCGGTGTTCGGCAATGCGGGGAAGGACCCGGACCGCAACCCGGTGCAGGCGCGGAAGCTGGGCGGCACGGACGCGAACATCGCCTCGGCGTACATGCGGGAGAAGTACCCGACGCCCGACCGGGCGCTCTCCGAGGCGCCACGCATCACCTTCGAGAACTGCGCACTACCCGCGCGGCCCGCTGGCAGGTGAGTGCCAGTGGGCCGTTCGCGGGGGTCCTGCTTCAGGACTTGGGCTCGGTCGAGCTCGGAGCCGCGGCTGCCACCATGGAGGGGGCCGCCGTGGGGGCCGCCACCGGGCTCGCCGTGACTGCGGCGGGACGCGGGGGCGAGCTCAGCACGTCGTTGACCGACGGCATCTTCCGAATCTCGGCACGCGCCACCTTCCATGCCTGCTGGACAATCCACGACAGCGAACGGTCCTGTCGCGTCGCCTCACGCTGGATTTCCTCCAGCATGTCCTCGGGGAAGTAGAGGCTTTGCTTGCGGTGGTCGGTGGTGGCCATTCCAGCGCTACTCCTCGCGCGGGTCCTGGCGCTCGTCGCCAGTCACGTCATTGACGGCGGGGAACGACTTGATGCGCTCGCGGGCGATCTTCCACGCCTGCTGGACAACCCAGGAGAGAGAGCGGTCTTGGCGGTTTGCTTCCTCCTGAATCTCCTTCAGCATCTCCTCGGGGAAGTACAGCGACTGCTTGCGCTTGTCGGTGCCTGCCATACTTGAGTCTCCGGGGCGGATTCGAGGTGACGACCTGAACACACCGGGGCCGTTATCCGACAGACTCCCAAGAGGGTCAACGGTTTCGGATGACTCGTTCGGTGCTCGGCGGGCCCTTTTCCAGGCACGTTCAGTCCCGCCTGACGTATCCAGCCAGAGCCGAAAAAAGGAAACGCCCCGGGCCTCAGAAAAGTGAGGCACCGGGGCGTCTCGGAAAGAGGGACCGCCGGGAGTTGATCTCCCAGCGGACCCGTGGGCCCAGAGGGGGAGGGGGGGGACCCCTAGGCCCAACACCTGGAAATTTCGACCGTCCCCTCAACATCGTGCGCGGCCACGCATATTTCCCCTTTCGCGGCCACGCTCGTCCGGTGTGACGATCATAAGAATCGACCCCCCTGCCTTCAACCGCGCGCGCCTGTGTAACCCTGTTACCCGACATTCCATTCCACCCGTGTCAGATGGCTCTCACTGGACCCGCGACGAAGCTTCTGCAGAGGACGTTGATGGACGCGTATGCGCGGCTGGGCCTCGAGGGGCGCTCCGTGCTGTGCGCGGTCTCCGGAGGCGCGGATTCGGTGGCGCTGCTCGTCGCCACGGCGTGCGTGCGTGAGCGCTTGGGGCTGCGCGTGGAAGTCGCCACCGTGGACCATGGCCTGCGTCCGGAGTCCTCCGAGGAGACGCGCGCGGTGGCGGCGCTGGCCGCGAAGCTGGGCCTCGAGTGTCATGTCCTCGAGCTGACACTGCACGCGGGGCCTGGGCTGGAGGCGCGCGCGAGGCAGGCGCGGTACGCGGCGCTGGAGGAGGTGCGCCAGTCGCGAGGTCTGTCGGTGGTGGCGACGGCTCACTCGGCCACGGACCAGGCGGAGACGCTGCTGATGCGGCTGGCGCGTGGCGCGTCGACGCGAGGCGCGGTCGGAATCCACGAGGCCCGTGCCGGGCTCATCCGCCCGCTGCTGGAGCGCACGCGCGAGGAGCTGGTGGACTTCCTCGTGGAGCAGGGCGTCGGATACTCAACAGATGCGATGAACTCCGACCCGGCGTTCTTCCGGGTCCGGGTCCGGACGGACGCCCTGCCCGCGCTCAGCCGGGCGGCGGGCTTCCAGGTGGAGGCCCGGCTGGCGTCCTTCGCCCGGCTGGCGGCCGAGGACGAGGCGCTGCTGACCGACCTGGCGGACGCGGCCTGGCGGCGCGTGCGGCTGGAGGACGGGAGCCTGGAGGCGGTGGCGGTGCGCGCGCTGGAGGCGCCACTGCGCCGCAGGGTGCTCGCCCGATTGCTGGCCGAGCAGGGCGTGGAGACGGACGCGGCGACCGTGGAGCGA is part of the Myxococcus landrumus genome and encodes:
- a CDS encoding TonB-dependent receptor plug domain-containing protein, with protein sequence MKNTLARATLLSLVLFAAVPAQAEEPSLLHSAPPRAQANSPLRLDGTLVEGGRILEMFVRYRGPGEPFARVQMERQYGDLYRGVIPAEHMVPPGVEYYVEGLTADGERISIFQSAERPARVLVAGEVPAGRSTTPPPPTSLSADERPVTTRPSQIPERTKAPSPSSSESADDSMAALTADLADGVPPPKAPARDTRSASREPPPPARGSATSSRDPVTSGASREPASSSRDSAREPVNPAVSRESGASRGTRESVTSRDTSGREPATSRDSGPRDAPTREPAAREPAPSRGSTSRDSRDAVSSRESSRESVRRDEPSSRETSSTRESSGAEAPRSELEEDMALYSAEDTLALATRHEEKVRTVPAIATSFGREQISALGARTVADVLDVVPGLTISRDVQGFHRTAVRGLRNDAEVLFLLNGHRLNNFFDGKALMNLPVENLERIEVIRGPGSALYGAGAFLGVVNIVTDTSDGIRTAVSGGGFPEKDERLAVTFNGHASAGHSIGDLRLFADADVWSQSGDSNVVENDGLDDESISQGLRTVEQPAGKTRDDRFLLNVGGGATYALGNTGRMGASVRYLTEDRTALMGLFDSVGEDSKLKWNVLMADLHWQREFGSSVLLRARAGFDQQSTDRLFQITPKNFRTGPDTSQLFNEGMREQTRISVRTLMGGVDADISLAPDNRLSLGAVVEQQSLGDYDYETNYTLDARVRPGGFTAPEGLANPLELADGAASRRLTVGFFAHDQWTVVSPLTLTFGVRVDATQLPTVDGTGSITGTSFVPRINPRVGLVFAATDALVLKALYGRAFRAPTLQELVERIPDTDYNQGRFEGNPRLQPATVDTFELGADLIQSAGDARVRLRANAYLEIFASPIVPVDTSGNIVPLRNRELGVRVYGIEGEARLEASKRANAWFNASISRAQDMELPPHSRLLTDTPQARFNAGVSMPIGAWVNFDLVVRAGAERRNNNRSVLELIRRYKIPAYSLITAQIRSEPILDIWEVTLVAHNVFDTDLRDDVPRPDRVPGNLPREGMSGYLTVRAHF
- a CDS encoding 5'-nucleotidase C-terminal domain-containing protein, translating into MPTPKSLLAALACVLSAPLSGCISYNDSCQPLVPDPDAVVGYLGQDVQLDKAFTRHDNNALAQLVADSFRHAEDGTARPAVLGIVNGGSLRAEGLCYTRLTLKKGPLTDGVLHEVILFENLVVTLDLTERELVKMMEASVGSLYREGQLIASPSGAFLQVSEGTSMHVDCARPEGERVRALKVGDVSVPLPPREDASIRYRVAMPSFLLEGGDGYGAVFGNAGKDPDRNPVQARKLGGTDANIASAYMREKYPTPDRALSEAPRITFENCALPARPAGR
- a CDS encoding TIGR04563 family protein, producing MATTDHRKQSLYFPEDMLEEIQREATRQDRSLSWIVQQAWKVARAEIRKMPSVNDVLSSPPRPAAVTASPVAAPTAAPSMVAAAAPSSTEPKS
- a CDS encoding TIGR04563 family protein: MAGTDKRKQSLYFPEEMLKEIQEEANRQDRSLSWVVQQAWKIARERIKSFPAVNDVTGDERQDPREE
- the tilS gene encoding tRNA lysidine(34) synthetase TilS yields the protein MDAYARLGLEGRSVLCAVSGGADSVALLVATACVRERLGLRVEVATVDHGLRPESSEETRAVAALAAKLGLECHVLELTLHAGPGLEARARQARYAALEEVRQSRGLSVVATAHSATDQAETLLMRLARGASTRGAVGIHEARAGLIRPLLERTREELVDFLVEQGVGYSTDAMNSDPAFFRVRVRTDALPALSRAAGFQVEARLASFARLAAEDEALLTDLADAAWRRVRLEDGSLEAVAVRALEAPLRRRVLARLLAEQGVETDAATVERGLRAVEQGGSATVGGGLRLRATGGRVRCVASSPGETPRAGPELCLKGAGAQGVLEGTGWVFRVECHAPPAGMHGLALARDLCWPLTVRTRKPGDRVRMGAGQRRLQDVLVDLRVPAESRDSRPVVLDAEGTVVWLPGLWTPPSPVGSSQHYLWATPSGPSIQRTPPL